In Oryzias melastigma strain HK-1 linkage group LG10, ASM292280v2, whole genome shotgun sequence, a single window of DNA contains:
- the LOC112153461 gene encoding centrosome and spindle pole-associated protein 1 isoform X1, translating into MELDDELENFIRERKARVVQDKASLEQDPPYLEIKTKPHKAYSGSAVKENIPPKSTTQGKDESVGLPLGVEYEKKKHRLQRELRMDYRRYMAQNALEDSASIFPKRHSRLQRDAATMTEDSRFRESEDDEGFSSVLSRHQNRRGRPITLEEDEEEVELFQDELPEGRRRREIANEQMDEKSQTIRINIREKRENRGDLRRDGRRIRALSKNENADFATGLIIGAGDTDEALQRRKERYRQELQEQIAEQHRNKKKEKELELKVAATGANDPEKQPDRIKQFGLSRRRAPQDSEATGDLRSLSRLLSSNEKDTSRERDISFPPEQSHAAFQSPLLEYSSALGLGEGGLSPCGQPAAPFLPSSMDIPRNPLFVPHPPPSLSGVYRNPYIEPYQFCGTRNQPDPNMAYYGHPSAPSAAFPVSCWNVPPGTAAPNQSSNHSPHTEPPMTGVPHIRSSRPTNETTADLPAGSFPLVRPRSTKGRTLNYGEALKQQGASSRGSIDLYSKIQEQQQRKRVEQEENERYEAQLEVEMRTHQPWGKGGGGAPLRDSSGNLIADLNQMHKLNEEAYINPEQWQRRATAARMAHGPEPSDPNERVSGFTNIQTPQFARGNIFPNQPTEQQLKEQDQYKAFLKQQIEEKMRQKAEERERIRLEEEKEEKRLAEQRARIQREFEEEQEKKKRKEMEQKAKNEELIQLAEQRKREAEQKRREMEEKENAALRRQYERERERQAREEEVHREPLPPIPALQRKQGQHQHTPRPPTHDSQHSRAPLTQGSQSGLQSPPVPACRNQLRAAGAYKDVFSELSALRQQLRSEQKRLECRLQQDDWEELDSPMSIRSQERPAVDVFDMARLRLQAPVRRPSSRSVDPRNLRNHESYRLKHADGESRLGFCKEAKLEETNQRIRDYGDSYHHFSDQRSTVLDDYLDLSPPHQTNHLRGDSRGSERDSQLRSEITFIDSLDDATPVPHTPKLDEVHQLSARERRRLSKQHAQERAVSSQLSGRRNDGSSHSGYRPQREAEEGGEWRIRNTAGRLTAISRRGNADGPTSNSAGLNIQ; encoded by the exons ATGGAGCTGGACGACGAGCTGGAGAACTTCATCAGAGAACGAAAGGCGCGGGTGGTTCAAGATAAGGCCAGCCTGGAGCAGGACCCTCCTTACTTAGAAATTAAG ACAAAACCTCACAAAGCTTATAGTGGGTCTGCAGTGAAGGAGAATATCCCACCCAAATCTACAACTCAGGGAAAAG ATGAGAGTGTGGGTCTGCCTTTAGGTGTGGAGTATGAGAAGAAGAAACACAGGCTGCAACGTGAGCTCCGGATGGACTACAGGCGCTACATGGCTCAG AATGCACTCGAAGACTCAGCAAGTATTTTCCCCAAACGTCATTCCCGGCTGCAGAGGGATGCAGCCACTATGACGGAGGACAGCAGGTTCAGGGAGTCTGAAGATGATGAGGGCTTTTCATCAGTGCTTTCAAGGCACCAAAACCGTCGAGGAAGACCGATAACTctggaggaagacgaggaggaggtggagctcTTTCAAGATGAGCTTCCAGAAGGCAGAAGGCGCCGGGAAATAGCCAATGAACAAATGGACGAGAAGAGCCAGACCATTAGAATTAATATCAG ggAAAAGAGGGAGAATCGAGGAGACCTGAGGAGAGATGGAAGGAGAATAAGAGCACTGAGCAAAAACGAAAATGCAGATTTTGCCACTGGTCTTATAATcg GAGCTGGCGATACAGACGAGGCTTTGCAGAGGAGGAAGGAGCGCTACaggcaggagctgcaggagcagatAGCTGAACAGCACCGCAACAAGAAGAA GGAAAAAGAGCTGGAGCTGAAAGTAGCTGCAACAGGAGCGAATGACCCTGAAAAACAG CCGGACCGAATCAAGCAGTTTGGACTGAGCAGGAGAAGAGCTCCTCAGGATTCGGAGGCGACAGGAGATCTCAGATCGTTATCTAGACTGCTATCGAGTAACGAAAAGGACACCAGTAGGGAGAGAGACATTTCTTTTCCTCCTGAGCAGTCGCATGCTGCCTTCCAGTCCCCTCTGCTGGAGTATAGCTCCGCCCTCGGCTTGGGGGAAGGCGGGCTTTCCCCTTGCGGTCAGCCTGCTGCCCCTTTCTTGCCAAGCTCCATGGATATTCCTCG GAATCCTTTGTTtgttcctcatcctcctccatcTCTGAGTGGAGTTTACAGAAACCCATACATAGAACCTTATCAGTTCTGTGGCACCAGGAACCAGCCTGACCCAAACATGGCCTATT ATGGTCATCCTTCTGCTCCCAGTGCTGCATTTCCTGTGTCCTGTTGGAATGTACCACCAGGAACGGCTGCACCCAACCAGTCCAGCAACCACAGCCCTCACACTGAACCTCCAATGACGGGAGTGCCTCATATTAG GTCCAGCAGGCCCACCAACGAGACCACGGCTGATTTACCAGCTGGGAGCTTCCCGTTAGTAAGACCCAGATCAACGAAGGGGAGGACACTGAACTACGGAGAGGCTCTCAAACAACAG GGAGCTTCCAGCAGAGGGAGCATCGATCTTTACAGCAAG ATTCAAGAGCAACAGCAGAGGAAGCGTGTAGAGCAGGAAGAGAATGAGCGCTACGAGGCCCAGCTGGAAGTGGAAATGAGGACCCACCAGCCCTGGGGcaaaggtggaggaggagctccaCTCAGGGACAGCTCTGGCAATCTCATCG CTGATCTCAATCAAATGCACAAGCTGAATGAGGAGGCTTACATCAACCCAGAGCAGTGGCAGAGGAGAGCTACTGCTGCCAGGATGGCCCACGGACCCGAGCCGTCTGATCCCAACGAGAGAGTCTCTG GTTTCACCAACATCCAAACCCCACAGTTTGCTAGAGGCAACATTTTTCCCAACCAGCCCACCGAGCAGCAACTCAAGGAGCAGGACCAGTACAAAGCCTTCCTCAAGCAGCAG ATCGAGGAGAAAATGCGTCAAAAAGCAGAGGAGCGGGAACGCATCCGactggaggaggagaaagaggagaagagGCTGGCAGAGCAGAGGGCGCGCATCCAGAGAGAGTTCGAGGAAgagcaggagaagaagaaacgAAAGGAAATGGAG CAAAAGGCCAAAAACGAAGAGCTGATTCAGTTGGCCGAGCAGAGGAAGAGGGAGGCTGAGCAGAAACGAAGGGAgatggaggagaaggagaatGCAGCTCTGAGGAGGCAGTATGAGAGGGAGCGGGAGAGGCAGGCGCGAGAGGAGGAG GTCCACAGAGAGCCTTTGCCTCCAATTCCAGCCCTGCAGAGGAAACAAGGGCAGCACCAGCACACCCCCAGACCCCCCACACATGACAGCCAGCACTCCAGAGCCCCCTTAACG cAGGGCTCTCAGTCTGGTCTCCAGTCGCCTCCAGTTCCTGCTTGTCGGAACCAGCTCAGAGCTGCAG GAGCCTACAAAGATGTGTTCAGCGAGTTGTCAGCTTTGCGGCAGCAGCTTCGCAGCGAGCAGAAGAGACTAGAGTGTCGTCTGCAGCAGGACGACTGGGAGGAGCTGGACTCTCCCATGAGCATCAG gTCTCAGGAGCGTCCTGCAGTAGACGTGTTTGACATGGCAAGACTGCGACTGCAGGCTCCAGTTCGAAGGCCGAGCTCCAGAAGCGTGGATCCCAGAAACCTGCGGAACCATGAATCCTATCGGCTCAAACATGCAG ATGGAGAGTCAAGGCTTGGGTTTTGTAAAGAGGCTAAATTAGAGGAGACCAACCAGAGGATCAGGGACTACGGAGACTCCTATCACCACTTCAGTGACCAAAGATCCACAGTGCTTGATG ATTATTTAGACCTCTCTCCGCCTCATCAAACTAATCACCTG agaGGTGACAGCAGAGGATCTGAAAGAGACTCACAGCTGCGGTCAGAAATCACATTTATCG ACTCCTTAGATGACGCCACTCCAGTACCGCACACTCCAAAGCTTGACGAGGTCCATCAGTTGTCGgccagagagaggaggaggctgTCCAAACAGCACGCACAG GAACGAGCCGTCTCCAGCCAGCTCAGCGGCCGGCGTAATGACGGCTCTTCTCACTCAGGCTACAGGCCACAGCGGGAAGCAGAGGAAGGTGGCGAGTGGAGGATCCGGAACACGGCAGGGCGTCTGACAGCCATTAGTCGCCGTGGAAACGCTGATGGTCCAACTTCCAATTCAGCAGGACTGAATATTCAGTAA
- the LOC112153461 gene encoding centrosome and spindle pole-associated protein 1 isoform X2 — protein MELDDELENFIRERKARVVQDKASLEQDPPYLEIKTKPHKAYSGSAVKENIPPKSTTQGKDESVGLPLGVEYEKKKHRLQRELRMDYRRYMAQNALEDSASIFPKRHSRLQRDAATMTEDSRFRESEDDEGFSSVLSRHQNRRGRPITLEEDEEEVELFQDELPEGRRRREIANEQMDEKSQTIRINIREKRENRGDLRRDGRRIRALSKNENADFATGLIIGAGDTDEALQRRKERYRQELQEQIAEQHRNKKKEKELELKVAATGANDPEKQPDRIKQFGLSRRRAPQDSEATGDLRSLSRLLSSNEKDTSRERDISFPPEQSHAAFQSPLLEYSSALGLGEGGLSPCGQPAAPFLPSSMDIPRNPLFVPHPPPSLSGVYRNPYIEPYQFCGTRNQPDPNMAYYGHPSAPSAAFPVSCWNVPPGTAAPNQSSNHSPHTEPPMTGVPHIRSSRPTNETTADLPAGSFPLVRPRSTKGRTLNYGEALKQQGASSRGSIDLYSKIQEQQQRKRVEQEENERYEAQLEVEMRTHQPWGKGGGGAPLRDSSGNLIADLNQMHKLNEEAYINPEQWQRRATAARMAHGPEPSDPNERVSGFTNIQTPQFARGNIFPNQPTEQQLKEQDQYKAFLKQQIEEKMRQKAEERERIRLEEEKEEKRLAEQRARIQREFEEEQEKKKRKEMEQKAKNEELIQLAEQRKREAEQKRREMEEKENAALRRQYERERERQAREEEVHREPLPPIPALQRKQGQHQHTPRPPTHDSQHSRAPLTGSQSGLQSPPVPACRNQLRAAGAYKDVFSELSALRQQLRSEQKRLECRLQQDDWEELDSPMSIRSQERPAVDVFDMARLRLQAPVRRPSSRSVDPRNLRNHESYRLKHADGESRLGFCKEAKLEETNQRIRDYGDSYHHFSDQRSTVLDDYLDLSPPHQTNHLRGDSRGSERDSQLRSEITFIDSLDDATPVPHTPKLDEVHQLSARERRRLSKQHAQERAVSSQLSGRRNDGSSHSGYRPQREAEEGGEWRIRNTAGRLTAISRRGNADGPTSNSAGLNIQ, from the exons ATGGAGCTGGACGACGAGCTGGAGAACTTCATCAGAGAACGAAAGGCGCGGGTGGTTCAAGATAAGGCCAGCCTGGAGCAGGACCCTCCTTACTTAGAAATTAAG ACAAAACCTCACAAAGCTTATAGTGGGTCTGCAGTGAAGGAGAATATCCCACCCAAATCTACAACTCAGGGAAAAG ATGAGAGTGTGGGTCTGCCTTTAGGTGTGGAGTATGAGAAGAAGAAACACAGGCTGCAACGTGAGCTCCGGATGGACTACAGGCGCTACATGGCTCAG AATGCACTCGAAGACTCAGCAAGTATTTTCCCCAAACGTCATTCCCGGCTGCAGAGGGATGCAGCCACTATGACGGAGGACAGCAGGTTCAGGGAGTCTGAAGATGATGAGGGCTTTTCATCAGTGCTTTCAAGGCACCAAAACCGTCGAGGAAGACCGATAACTctggaggaagacgaggaggaggtggagctcTTTCAAGATGAGCTTCCAGAAGGCAGAAGGCGCCGGGAAATAGCCAATGAACAAATGGACGAGAAGAGCCAGACCATTAGAATTAATATCAG ggAAAAGAGGGAGAATCGAGGAGACCTGAGGAGAGATGGAAGGAGAATAAGAGCACTGAGCAAAAACGAAAATGCAGATTTTGCCACTGGTCTTATAATcg GAGCTGGCGATACAGACGAGGCTTTGCAGAGGAGGAAGGAGCGCTACaggcaggagctgcaggagcagatAGCTGAACAGCACCGCAACAAGAAGAA GGAAAAAGAGCTGGAGCTGAAAGTAGCTGCAACAGGAGCGAATGACCCTGAAAAACAG CCGGACCGAATCAAGCAGTTTGGACTGAGCAGGAGAAGAGCTCCTCAGGATTCGGAGGCGACAGGAGATCTCAGATCGTTATCTAGACTGCTATCGAGTAACGAAAAGGACACCAGTAGGGAGAGAGACATTTCTTTTCCTCCTGAGCAGTCGCATGCTGCCTTCCAGTCCCCTCTGCTGGAGTATAGCTCCGCCCTCGGCTTGGGGGAAGGCGGGCTTTCCCCTTGCGGTCAGCCTGCTGCCCCTTTCTTGCCAAGCTCCATGGATATTCCTCG GAATCCTTTGTTtgttcctcatcctcctccatcTCTGAGTGGAGTTTACAGAAACCCATACATAGAACCTTATCAGTTCTGTGGCACCAGGAACCAGCCTGACCCAAACATGGCCTATT ATGGTCATCCTTCTGCTCCCAGTGCTGCATTTCCTGTGTCCTGTTGGAATGTACCACCAGGAACGGCTGCACCCAACCAGTCCAGCAACCACAGCCCTCACACTGAACCTCCAATGACGGGAGTGCCTCATATTAG GTCCAGCAGGCCCACCAACGAGACCACGGCTGATTTACCAGCTGGGAGCTTCCCGTTAGTAAGACCCAGATCAACGAAGGGGAGGACACTGAACTACGGAGAGGCTCTCAAACAACAG GGAGCTTCCAGCAGAGGGAGCATCGATCTTTACAGCAAG ATTCAAGAGCAACAGCAGAGGAAGCGTGTAGAGCAGGAAGAGAATGAGCGCTACGAGGCCCAGCTGGAAGTGGAAATGAGGACCCACCAGCCCTGGGGcaaaggtggaggaggagctccaCTCAGGGACAGCTCTGGCAATCTCATCG CTGATCTCAATCAAATGCACAAGCTGAATGAGGAGGCTTACATCAACCCAGAGCAGTGGCAGAGGAGAGCTACTGCTGCCAGGATGGCCCACGGACCCGAGCCGTCTGATCCCAACGAGAGAGTCTCTG GTTTCACCAACATCCAAACCCCACAGTTTGCTAGAGGCAACATTTTTCCCAACCAGCCCACCGAGCAGCAACTCAAGGAGCAGGACCAGTACAAAGCCTTCCTCAAGCAGCAG ATCGAGGAGAAAATGCGTCAAAAAGCAGAGGAGCGGGAACGCATCCGactggaggaggagaaagaggagaagagGCTGGCAGAGCAGAGGGCGCGCATCCAGAGAGAGTTCGAGGAAgagcaggagaagaagaaacgAAAGGAAATGGAG CAAAAGGCCAAAAACGAAGAGCTGATTCAGTTGGCCGAGCAGAGGAAGAGGGAGGCTGAGCAGAAACGAAGGGAgatggaggagaaggagaatGCAGCTCTGAGGAGGCAGTATGAGAGGGAGCGGGAGAGGCAGGCGCGAGAGGAGGAG GTCCACAGAGAGCCTTTGCCTCCAATTCCAGCCCTGCAGAGGAAACAAGGGCAGCACCAGCACACCCCCAGACCCCCCACACATGACAGCCAGCACTCCAGAGCCCCCTTAACG GGCTCTCAGTCTGGTCTCCAGTCGCCTCCAGTTCCTGCTTGTCGGAACCAGCTCAGAGCTGCAG GAGCCTACAAAGATGTGTTCAGCGAGTTGTCAGCTTTGCGGCAGCAGCTTCGCAGCGAGCAGAAGAGACTAGAGTGTCGTCTGCAGCAGGACGACTGGGAGGAGCTGGACTCTCCCATGAGCATCAG gTCTCAGGAGCGTCCTGCAGTAGACGTGTTTGACATGGCAAGACTGCGACTGCAGGCTCCAGTTCGAAGGCCGAGCTCCAGAAGCGTGGATCCCAGAAACCTGCGGAACCATGAATCCTATCGGCTCAAACATGCAG ATGGAGAGTCAAGGCTTGGGTTTTGTAAAGAGGCTAAATTAGAGGAGACCAACCAGAGGATCAGGGACTACGGAGACTCCTATCACCACTTCAGTGACCAAAGATCCACAGTGCTTGATG ATTATTTAGACCTCTCTCCGCCTCATCAAACTAATCACCTG agaGGTGACAGCAGAGGATCTGAAAGAGACTCACAGCTGCGGTCAGAAATCACATTTATCG ACTCCTTAGATGACGCCACTCCAGTACCGCACACTCCAAAGCTTGACGAGGTCCATCAGTTGTCGgccagagagaggaggaggctgTCCAAACAGCACGCACAG GAACGAGCCGTCTCCAGCCAGCTCAGCGGCCGGCGTAATGACGGCTCTTCTCACTCAGGCTACAGGCCACAGCGGGAAGCAGAGGAAGGTGGCGAGTGGAGGATCCGGAACACGGCAGGGCGTCTGACAGCCATTAGTCGCCGTGGAAACGCTGATGGTCCAACTTCCAATTCAGCAGGACTGAATATTCAGTAA